A region from the Acanthopagrus latus isolate v.2019 chromosome 8, fAcaLat1.1, whole genome shotgun sequence genome encodes:
- the LOC119024215 gene encoding carboxypeptidase A1-like, protein MRGLLVFAALFVAVLGKETFKGHQVLRITAKDEAQLALIKDLEDMIHFELDFWRGVTDVASPVDVRVPFHSLQSVKVYLETKAIQYATMIEDLQTLLDMEQEDMEAAARAAGPRSTDSFDYSNYHTINEIYNFQDMLVRENPNLVSKIVIGQSYEGRPLSVLKFSTGGTNRPGLWIDTGIHSREWVTQASGTWFAKKIVTAYGSDPALTAILNKMDIFLLIMTNPDGFTYTQTTDRMWRKTRKPNPGSRCVGVDPNRNWDAGFGGPGSSNNPCSQTYRGPSANSESEVRAIVDFVRSHGNLKSFVSIHSYSQMLLYPYGYTSTPAKDRAELHRLAKRAIKALASLYGTPYRYGSIINTIYQASGGTIDWTYNQGIKYSYTFELRDTGRYGFLLPTNQIIPTAQETWLALMAIMKHAYKTSD, encoded by the exons ATGAGGGGGCTGCTCGTATTCGCCGCGCTGTTTGTGGCCGTTCTCGGCAAGGAGACGTTTAAGGG GCATCAGGTGCTTCGCATTACTGCGAAAGATGAAGCCCAGCTGGCTCTTATCAAGGATCTGGAGGACATGATCCACTTTGAG ctggaCTTCTGGAGAGGAGTGACCGATGTGGCCTCTCCTGTGGATGTCAGAGTTCCCTTCCACAGCCTGCAGTCTGTCAAAGTTTACCTGGAGACTAAGGCAATTCAGTACGCCACCATGATCGAAGACCTGCAG ACATTGCTGGACATGGAGCAGGAGGACATGGAAGCTGCTGCTCGTGCTGCTGGCCCCAGATCCACTGACAGCTTCGACTATTCCAATTACCACACCATCAACGAG ATCTACAACTTCCAGGACATGCTGGTGAGGGAGAATCCCAACCTGGTCAGCAAGATTGTGATCGGTCAGAGCTACGAGGGACGTCCCCTGAGTGTGCTCAag TTCAGCACTGGTGGAACCAACCGTCCCGGCCTCTGGATTGACACTGGAATCCATTCCAGAGAGTGGGTCACTCAGGCCAGTGGCACCTGGTTTGCCAAGAAG ATTGTGACTGCTTATGGAAGTGACCCCGCCCTCACAGCCATCCTCAACAAGATGGATATCTTCCTCCTGATTATGACCAACCCTGATGGCTTCACCTACACCCAAACAACC GACCGCATGTGGCGTAAGACCAGGAAGCCCAACCCTGGTTCAAGATGTGTCGGAGTCGATCCCAACAGGAACTGGGATGCTGGTTTTGGAG GGCCTGGTTCCAGCAACAACCCCTGCTCCCAGACTTACCGTGGACCAAGTGCTAACTCTGAGTCTGAGGTCAGGGCCATTGTTGACTTTGTGAGGTCCCACGGTAACCTCAAGTCCTTCGTCTCCATCCATTCCTACTCCCAGATGCTCCTCTACCCCTACGGCTACACCAGTACTCCAGCCAAGGACAGAGCTGAGCTG CACCGTCTGGCTAAGAGGGCCATCAAAGCCCTGGCCTCCCTGTATGGTACTCCTTACAGATACGGCAGCATCATCAACACCATCT ACCAAGCCAGCGGTGGCACCATTGACTGGACCTACAACCAGGGCATCAAGTACTCCTACACCTTTGAGCTGAGGGACACCGGTCGTTACGGCTTCCTCCTGCCCACCAATCAGATCATCCCCACCGCCCAGGAGACTTGGCTGGCTCTGATGGCCATCATGAAACACGCCTACAAGACTTCCgactaa
- the LOC119024214 gene encoding carboxypeptidase A1-like isoform X1 — MPASLFTLLVRMRGLLVFAALFVAVLGKETFEGHQVLRITAKDEAQLALIKDLEDMIHFELDFWRGVTDVASPVDVRVPFHSLQSVKVYLETKAIQYATVIEDLQTLLDMEQEDMEAAARAAGPRSTDSFDYSNYHTINEIYNFQDMLVRENPNLVSKIVIGQSYEGRPLSVLKFSTGGTNRPGLWIDTGIHSREWVTQASGTWFAKKIVTAYGSDPALTAILNKMDIFLLIMTNPDGFAYTQTSNRMWRKTRKPNPGSSCVGVDPNRNWDAGFGEPGASSNPCSETYRGPSANSESEVRAIVDFVRSHGNLKSFVSIHSYSQMLLYPYGYTSTPAKDQAELHSLAKKAITDLASLYGTRYRYGSIINTIYPASGGTIDWTYNQGIKYSYTFELRDTGRYGFLLPANQIIPTAQETWLALMAIMDHAYKNTY, encoded by the exons ATGCCTGCTTCGCT GTTCACGCTGTTGGTCAGGATGAGGGGGCTGCTCGTATTCGCCGCGCTGTTTGTGGCCGTTCTCGGCAAGGAGACATTTGAGGG GCATCAGGTGCTTCGCATTACTGCGAAAGATGAAGCCCAGCTGGCTCTTATCAAGGATCTGGAGGACATGATCCACTTTGAG ctggaCTTCTGGAGAGGAGTGACCGATGTGGCCTCTCCTGTGGATGTCAGAGTTCCCTTCCACAGCCTGCAGTCTGTCAAAGTTTACCTGGAGACTAAGGCAATTCAGTACGCCACCGTGATCGAAGACCTGCAG ACATTGCTGGACATGGAGCAGGAGGACATGGAAGCTGCTGCTCGTGCTGCTGGCCCCAGATCCACTGACAGCTTCGACTATTCCAATTACCACACCATCAACGAG ATCTACAACTTCCAGGACATGCTGGTGAGGGAGAATCCCAACCTGGTCAGCAAGATTGTGATCGGTCAGAGCTACGAGGGACGTCCCCTGAGTGTGCTCAag TTCAGCACTGGTGGAACCAACCGTCCCGGCCTCTGGATTGACACTGGAATCCATTCCAGAGAGTGGGTCACTCAGGCCAGTGGCACCTGGTTTGCCAAGAAG ATTGTGACTGCTTATGGAAGTGACCCCGCCCTCACAGCCATCCTCAACAAGATGGATATCTTCCTCCTGATTATGACCAACCCTGATGGCTTCGCCTACACCCAAACAAGC AACCGTATGTGGCGTAAGACCAGAAAGCCCAATCCTGGCTCAAGCTGTGTCGGAGTCGATCCCAACAGGAACTGGGATGCTGGTTTTGGAG AACCTGGTGCCAGCAGCAACCCCTGCTCTGAGACTTACCGTGGACCAAGTGCTAACTCTGAGTCTGAGGTCAGGGCCATTGTTGACTTTGTGAGGTCCCACGGTAACCTCAAGTCCTTCGTCTCCATCCATTCCTACTCCCAGATGCTCCTCTACCCCTACGGCTACACCAGTACTCCAGCCAAGGACCAAGCTGAGCTG CACAGTCTGGCTAAGAAGGCGATTACTGACCTGGCCTCCCTGTATGGTACTCGTTACAGATATGGCAGCATCATCAACACCATCT ACCCAGCTAGCGGTGGCACCATTGACTGGACCTACAACCAGGGCATCAAGTACTCCTACACCTTCGAGCTGAGGGACACCGGTCGTTACGGCTTCCTCCTGCCCGCCAATCAGATCATCCCCACCGCCCAGGAGACTTGGCTGGCTCTGATGGCCATCATGGATCACGCCTACAAGAATACctactaa
- the cep41 gene encoding centrosomal protein of 41 kDa: MSLNRGIGNAEYMRRRIPKNAKYQHVKTRLDTGCSLSKYMEKLEEIRKNYRYRKDEIFKRLKVTTFAQLILQVASVSDLNESDDGESHTDGLSLVSDADLECLSEHTNGSPQASLTSEREDAGDSRELCNTARSTLLSVISGVGELNLDRTSQRVKNEPVFSPEPTDRPYPDCPYLLLDVRDRDQYDCCHIIGAHSFPIAMLSRTMNPYTKEVLEYKNAAGRIIIVYDEDERIASQAATTMCERGFENLFLLSGGLKVIAQKFPEGLTTGSIPASCLSSPPSLKVKKSSAPQQPSQAAERRWRLTSDELSKIQDQLEEILIPSNTNSRMSSRLSTSSSQSKASSARSRQSSSTTGRDSARVQSSRPWK; the protein is encoded by the exons ATGTCGCTCAATCGGGGCATCGGCAATGCAGAG TACATGAGGAGAAGGATACCGAAAAACGCCAAATATCAACATGTCAAAACAAGGCTGGATACAG GATGCAGCCTTTCAAAGTATATGGAAAAACTGGAGGAGATTAGAAAAA ACTATAGATATCGAAAAGATGAAATCTTTAAGCGGTTGAAGGTGACAACATTTGCACAACTG ATACTTCAAGTAGCCTCCGTATCAGACCTGAATGAAAGTGATGATGGCGAATCACACACAG ATGGTCTGTCACTGGTGTCCGATGCAGACCTCGAGTGTCTCTCTGAACACACCAACGGCTCCCCACAAGCGTCACTTACTTCAGAACGTGAGGATGCAGGAGACAGCAGGGAACTCTGTAATACTGCCAGGTCAACACTCCTAAG TGTTATTAGTGGTGTGGGAGAGCTGAACCTCGACAGAACCAGTCAGAGGGTGAAGAATGAGCCAGTGTTCAGCCCTGAGCCGACTGACAGGCCTTACCCCGACTGCCCCTACCTGCTGCTGGACGTGCGGGACCGAGACCAGTACGACTGCTGCCACATCATTGGCG CGCACAGTTTCCCCATTGCCATGTTATCTCGGACAATGAACCCCTACACCAAAGAAGTGCTGGAATAC AAAAATGCAGCGGGGAGGATCATCATCGTGTATGATGAGGATGAGAGAATAGCCAGCCAGGCAGCCACCACCATGTGTGAACGAGGATTTGAGaatctgtttctgctgtctgGAG GTCTCAAGGTTATCGCTCAGAAATTTCCAGAGGGATTGACGACGGGCTCCATCCCGgcctcctgcctgtcctctcCCCCATCGCTGAAGGTTAAGAAGAGCTCTGCGCCACAGCAGCCAtcacaggcagcagagaggaggtggaggttaACTTCAGACGAGCTGTCCAAAATCCAGGACCAACTGGAGGAGATCCTGATCCCCAGTAACACCAACA GCCGCATGTCCAGCCGCTTGTCAACCAGCAGCTCGCAGTCTAAAGCTTCCAGCGCTCGGAGTCGACAGAGTTCCTCTACAACTGGGAGGGACAGCGCCAGGGTTCAGAGCAGCAGACCCTGGAAATGA
- the poc1b gene encoding POC1 centriolar protein homolog B isoform X4 codes for MTTMASVLEDPTLERHFKGHKDAVTCTDFSPNRKQLASGSVDKTLMIWNLAPKARAFRFVGHQDAITGVQFSPSGNLVATSSKDRTVRLWTPSIKGESTVFKAHTAAVRSVAFSHDGHRLVTASDDKSVKVWSVHRQCFVNSLSQHTNWVRCARFSPDGRLIASCGDDRTVRLWDTSTKHCINCFTDYGGSETFVDFNPSGTCIASSGADSSLKIWDLRTNKLIQHYQVHSAGINSFSFHPSNNYLISGSSDSTVKILDLLEGRLIYTLHGHKGAVITVAFSRAGDLFASGGADGQVLMWRTNFDTKSYQDVLQQHSRRSTPDPPPHVTDIHPRGPHLHHLQPTAIQISPTVADTQSTDPRVIELGEAVHTTTFYLLLPPLLMSSECFPFRPASVHPPHHPNGSVRGRKQEKEGTGDANGPKWLRGRLDGEVPALSSCHHW; via the exons ATGACCACAATGGCGTCTGTTTTG GAGGATCCAACCCTTGAGAGACACTTCAAGGGGCATAAAGATGCTGTCACCTGTACAGACTTCAGCCCAAACCGCAAACAACTGG CCTCAGGGTCAGTGGATAAGACCCTGATGATTTGGAATCTTGCTCCAAAGGCAAGAGCTTTCCGCTTTGTTGGCCACCAAGACGCCATCACTGGCGTGCAGTTCTCCCCGTCTGGTAACCTGGTGGCCACTTCCTCCAAAGATAGAACTGTCCGACTGTGGACACCTTCAAT AAAGGGCGAGTCTACAGTGTTCAAAGCTCACACGGCTGCTGTACGCAGTGTTGCCTTCTCCCATGATGGCCACAGACTGGTGACAGCCTCAGACGACAAGTCTGTCAAAGTGTGGAGTGTTCACCGGCAGTGCTTTGTCAACTCTCTCAGCCAGCACACCAACTGGGTGCGCTGTGCCAG GTTTTCTCCGGATGGGCGGCTGATAGCTTCCTGCGGAGATGATCGCACTGTCCGGCTCTGGGACACCTCCACCAAACACTGCATCAACTGCTTCACTGATTATGGAGG atcAGAAACATTTGTTGATTTTAACCCAAGCGGCACCTGTATAGCATCCTCAGGAGCTGACAGTTCATTGAAAATCTGGGATCTGAGAACCAACAAGCTGATTCAGCATTATCAAG TCCACAGTGCAGGAATCAACAGCttttccttccatccatccaacaACTACCTGATCAGTGGCTCTAGTGACAGCACTGTTAAGATCCTGGACCTGCTGGAGGGACGCCTCATCTACACCCTCCATGGACACAAG ggTGCTGTAATCACAGTAGCCTTTTCCAGGGCTGGAGATCTCTTTGCCTCGGGGGGAGCTGATGGTCAG GTGCTGATGTGGAGGACAAACTTTGACACCAAATCCTACCAGGACGTCCTGCAACAACACAGCCGGAGGTCCACCCCCGATCCACCACCACACGTGACAGACATCCACCCCAGAGGACCCCACCTTCATCACCTGCAGCCCACAGCCATTCAA ATCAGTCCGACAGTGGCAGATACTCAGTCCACTGATCCACGAGTCATAGAGTTGGGCGAAGCTGTTCACACCACCACG TTCTACCTCCTCCTTCCACCGTTGTTGATGTCCTCAGAGTGCTTTCCCTTCCGCCCTGCATCCGTGCATCCCCCCCATCACCCTAATGGGTCCGTACGTGGGCGGAAACAGGAGAAGGAAGGGACGGGAGATGCAAATGGCCCGAAGTGGTTGCGTGGGCGGCTGGATGGGGAGGTTCCTGCACTCAGTTCCTGCCACCATTGGTGA
- the LOC119024214 gene encoding carboxypeptidase A1-like isoform X2: protein MRGLLVFAALFVAVLGKETFEGHQVLRITAKDEAQLALIKDLEDMIHFELDFWRGVTDVASPVDVRVPFHSLQSVKVYLETKAIQYATVIEDLQTLLDMEQEDMEAAARAAGPRSTDSFDYSNYHTINEIYNFQDMLVRENPNLVSKIVIGQSYEGRPLSVLKFSTGGTNRPGLWIDTGIHSREWVTQASGTWFAKKIVTAYGSDPALTAILNKMDIFLLIMTNPDGFAYTQTSNRMWRKTRKPNPGSSCVGVDPNRNWDAGFGEPGASSNPCSETYRGPSANSESEVRAIVDFVRSHGNLKSFVSIHSYSQMLLYPYGYTSTPAKDQAELHSLAKKAITDLASLYGTRYRYGSIINTIYPASGGTIDWTYNQGIKYSYTFELRDTGRYGFLLPANQIIPTAQETWLALMAIMDHAYKNTY from the exons ATGAGGGGGCTGCTCGTATTCGCCGCGCTGTTTGTGGCCGTTCTCGGCAAGGAGACATTTGAGGG GCATCAGGTGCTTCGCATTACTGCGAAAGATGAAGCCCAGCTGGCTCTTATCAAGGATCTGGAGGACATGATCCACTTTGAG ctggaCTTCTGGAGAGGAGTGACCGATGTGGCCTCTCCTGTGGATGTCAGAGTTCCCTTCCACAGCCTGCAGTCTGTCAAAGTTTACCTGGAGACTAAGGCAATTCAGTACGCCACCGTGATCGAAGACCTGCAG ACATTGCTGGACATGGAGCAGGAGGACATGGAAGCTGCTGCTCGTGCTGCTGGCCCCAGATCCACTGACAGCTTCGACTATTCCAATTACCACACCATCAACGAG ATCTACAACTTCCAGGACATGCTGGTGAGGGAGAATCCCAACCTGGTCAGCAAGATTGTGATCGGTCAGAGCTACGAGGGACGTCCCCTGAGTGTGCTCAag TTCAGCACTGGTGGAACCAACCGTCCCGGCCTCTGGATTGACACTGGAATCCATTCCAGAGAGTGGGTCACTCAGGCCAGTGGCACCTGGTTTGCCAAGAAG ATTGTGACTGCTTATGGAAGTGACCCCGCCCTCACAGCCATCCTCAACAAGATGGATATCTTCCTCCTGATTATGACCAACCCTGATGGCTTCGCCTACACCCAAACAAGC AACCGTATGTGGCGTAAGACCAGAAAGCCCAATCCTGGCTCAAGCTGTGTCGGAGTCGATCCCAACAGGAACTGGGATGCTGGTTTTGGAG AACCTGGTGCCAGCAGCAACCCCTGCTCTGAGACTTACCGTGGACCAAGTGCTAACTCTGAGTCTGAGGTCAGGGCCATTGTTGACTTTGTGAGGTCCCACGGTAACCTCAAGTCCTTCGTCTCCATCCATTCCTACTCCCAGATGCTCCTCTACCCCTACGGCTACACCAGTACTCCAGCCAAGGACCAAGCTGAGCTG CACAGTCTGGCTAAGAAGGCGATTACTGACCTGGCCTCCCTGTATGGTACTCGTTACAGATATGGCAGCATCATCAACACCATCT ACCCAGCTAGCGGTGGCACCATTGACTGGACCTACAACCAGGGCATCAAGTACTCCTACACCTTCGAGCTGAGGGACACCGGTCGTTACGGCTTCCTCCTGCCCGCCAATCAGATCATCCCCACCGCCCAGGAGACTTGGCTGGCTCTGATGGCCATCATGGATCACGCCTACAAGAATACctactaa